The genome window CATGCTTCAAGCTGGTTAATCACAGCACCAGTCCCTATCTCAAATTCAAACTCGTCATTGCTTTCTAAGGGATCTTTGAAAGACCCATCTTTCCCCACTAATGCAACAACATAACTTATGCAGGTTAAACATCCGGGGGATGGGAAGACACCAGAATCTGGACCTTCAATATTTAGAAGAATCATCCCATTTTCCTGCTTTATGTGCGGCTGATTCATACAGACTGACCCTAGCGAACTGAATCTTTCTAGAGAATAATTCTGCTTAACATGATAAGTAGATAACCATGTTGCAAATTCCCTAGAAAAATTGAGCAGATTAACATTAACGCCGTGAGAACATCCAAAAGAGAACAACTTCTCCACAGGCATGTCTAGTTGCTTAAATAACTTATTGAAAAATGTCAGAActtttaatgcagaattctgaatggcatcattttcttttgtgtaAGTATCAGCCAGAAAACAGTCAACTATTGGTTCCCGTCTCCTTGACAATATTTTCACTTCACATCTGAAAGTACCTGATTTGCCCATGTCTTTGTCAATAACATCAGCTGCACCTCCATCTGCCATCTCAATTTCTTCATTTAACTTTGATGAATTAGATATTTTACACATTTCTGATAATTCTGATGAAGTTTCTGGAGAACTGAGACTCCTAACAGAGAAAATAGGTTCTGATAACCGGTGCTGGTGGCAGAACACAGAGAGGAGGTCCCTTGGGGTAGGTCCCTTCCAATTTGAACGTGTAGTAAAAGCAGCGGGCAATACAGCTGCAAGTATCGCCTCTCTAGACAACTTATAATGCCCATCAGGTACCTTATTGAGAAGCATCCTGAAGGACCAAAAATTAGTTATTAACATAGAAATCTGTCACAGCTAATTATGAAATACCAAGATCTAAAATCCATATTCAAATCATTACTCAAAAACAAACAGAATAATGATACAAAAAAATTGAAGTCCTCATATCTTGTCACTAGTAACCAGCACCATGCAtcagatttaaaaaaaaaatatcacaatGCATGTGTATACAGTGTGATCACATAAAAAACACTAATTCCAGAATGCAAAAGTTGACCAGTTCTCTTATTGCACAATCATGTGAGGCTACTCAAAATACAAGAATTTTTGGTTGCATGATACTGTTGAAAATGACGGCGACTAGTAATTCAAGAGGCAAGAATTTCAGGGATGAAACAAATTAAACAAGGGTTTGCACCACAGACCTGTAATAGGAACAAAGAGATATGTCTTCATAGAAAAGGTCCGATGACTTCCATGTATATCCAATATTCGCTAACACTGCATCTCCATATATTTTCTGGCCTGAGAAGTATGAAGCTCGCTTATTTAGTATTGTTTCTGTTTTAATATTTCCTTCAACAGTTGCATGTAGATCTGATGAAATTGATGCCATTAAAGGAGCTTCCGGAATAGGAAAGTATAACTTCATTTCTGATGAAGCTTTGCCAACAGTCCTGAAGTAGCAGAAACATTTTAATCAAGAGCATACAACCAATCAATATAACTAGCAAATAGTAAAGTGCACAAGTGCACTGGACTCTAATATTCTACAGACCTTGAGACAACAATCTGGGAAGAATCAGCAACATTGAGCTTCTTAGCAATTTCATCCAAGTAATATTGGTTGTCAGAAACATCAAGAGTCAATGTTTCAACATGCTCCTCAATTGAGCAGGGAATATATATGGCTTCTATCTGTATGCACCCCATTGAGACTGAATAACGGTTAAGAAATGATTGTAAAGCTTCAGGAGAATATAGACCTTGCTTCTTTATCAAAAGTTTTCCGTCAGTCAAGAAAATGGAACCAGACATTTTGGCAGCCTTTAGGATAAGTGATATAACTGAAAGAGGATCTGATTCTGTCTTGGGATTGATAGTTTTGCATAAGTTATTAGCTTTCACGTCGCATGCAGCAATGGCAGATATTGGAAGCATACCATAACAGTGTCCGACTCTTCCAAATGCCACTCTAAAGTGACCGATCAGGGGATGAGATGATGAAAGAAACTTCCATTGAAACagcaaacataaaaaaaaatgtcagAGAATTCAGGCGGAGAAGTCTTGTTAACATTATTATCCAGTTTGATTTCAAAATGACAAAAAAATTGAGCAAATGAGGCACCAATGTGCACTGTTGAACTAATCACCTTTTCTAATAGTGACTTGTCTGTACAATTAATAATCAGGTTCATGCAACCTCTTACATCTATGTGATTCATAATATTGCCCAGGTGAAATACGATGTATGAGGAAACTTACTTAGATTCATGGACTTAGGTTAGAAGCAATAAAAAACTAGGCTATTGATATGAACCTTCCAAATTATTAACTTCCTCGATGCACAATCAAGTAGCTTGCTCAGTACAACAGAGCTTCCATGGATCAGCTACAGTCACTTGGATCAATAGAAAGAATAAGGTTGCAAATGGAGATCATTTAAAGGTGAAAAAGAACTGAGTAATTAAAGCTATCTACTTACAATCCAATACTTCTCACATTTGCCATACCGCGGCAAACATGTCATCTTGTTGGTGTATAATGTGCTTTGTGGCTACTTAAGAAGGCCCTAATCACGTACTCAAGCCACTGCatgcaaacacacacacacacacacacatagacACACACAaacagagagagacagagagagagatgagggaGTATGGAATAACCATGTGTTGTCAAGGATATCGCAACCAACAAAATCTGTTGCATCAAGcctatatattcaaaagcagaaATTAGGAAGTGAACCATTTCAAAGGTATATAGTGCAAGCATCTGACTCCACATATCCAAGTGAACTGTGCAAGGACCATCAAATTGGAGGTGCAAATAAAGGAGCAATTTGTTTATGTTGACAATCCATGCATATGGCAACTGTTATTAGTGGAAGGCATCAAATAAACAAGGAACATAGAACCTGGTAATATTGAAAAGAATCAACAGATCTTAATGAAACTCCAAATTTGTAGTATGCTTAATTAAATACAACAAAATCTGAAAGtaatcaaaagaaatttttacAGAAAAGGGAAAGAGATCAAAGAAAAAGCAACATTGCTTAATTTATTGTGAAAAATTTCAAGGTTCAAGAAGAAGGGTTATTAGGGCATAAGCAGAGCCGAATAAATAAATTTCACACTTACTGGGAAATGCTTTCTATGGAAACACTTTTATGTCCTTCGTTGCTTTCATAGTAAAGTTCTCAATTAATTGtgcaaaaagaaaattcatgcaAAATTACCAACCTCGTCTGTAAACAAGACAGATACACGAGCAACTAATTCATTCCATGCTTCCTGCGGAGTGGGATTATTTGTTGTAAACTGAATTCCCAACTGCAAAAGAAATCAAAGCATTACCACAAACTGAAAGATAAAATCACATCATTAAATTGTTACGTACATAAATACTACAGGAACCGCGACCATATAGTCTTACCTCACTTAGATTAAGACCAGCTGTTAGGGTCTAAGTTATAACGTCCTACATAAGTAAGAGTAAAAGCAACACCCAGATAATCAAGTACTCTGAATATATTTCAAATTATCCAGTCTTTCTTTTCAATGAATgcataggggatttcatgcttgaATTAGCTTTTTAAGTTTCTGGATTCATCAAACAGGTTATGCAAATAGTAAGGAGCAATTAAAGCATTGGTCCGTTGACTCCTCGACAATAAGTATATGGGATTGAGCAATCTGTGTCTGCTCTTTCCATCGTCAACGAACAATTTTTATAATATCTGGCATTCCCATTTTTTAGTTCCCAAGAGTTTGTCAGTTGATATCAAACTCAATAATTTTGTTGTTTTTGTTCTTCCAGGAGCCAACTTGTAAAGTTATCGAGTATTTTACGTTGTACTGAGCAGAACTCAAGCTTTTAACActtattacaaaaatattaGGCAATGCCTCTCCTAATCTGTTACTGCACTGATTCACCATGTTATTTTTtcagctaaaaaaaaaagatggaactATGGAAGGTAAAATTGGAATCAAAGGTCGATGGTACTATCCCGAGTTACCTAGTTCGGAGCGTACCAAGCCGTACCAAAGGCGGACTGGGATGGTTCCGGCCTTCACATCGAGAAACCAGCGAGGTAGGGGAGagtgagaaggaaagagaggaaaagagagagaaagagggagggagggagggagagaggagacgGCAGCAGAGTGAGCGAGGCAGATAGAGGGttggggggagagggagggagagagagggagaagggagggAGGCAGACAGAAGGGAGAGGGCTTTCCTCCACCTCTCTCGCTCTCTGCTAttgtctccctctctctccctccctccctccctctccctccagcCCTCTATCAGCCTCTCCCACTCTCCAACGccgtctccctctctctccctctccctcccttcctctcttttttcctctctttgttctctctcttccccttccactgcctctctctctccccgctGCCCCCGCctgctctctccctcccttcttccctctccctccccctcagtGACAAAAGCCTCATGCATTAGGCTGCCTTTTTTCTTCTAAGAGTGAAAGCTACAATCAGGGGTGCCACTATGGAATATTAGACGTTAAGCTGATGCTTTACCACATTTGTTTCTACCACATTTGTTGTTATCATATGATTCACCAGAGAGAGAATATAAATTGATAGCATATAAATTGCTTCCAACCAAAACAATCTTTATGACATCAATTATTGGCTGAATTTGTCTATCATGTCCTTTTCATTCTTTGTTTCCTATGATTCTGCAGTTtccaaaaaaatatgaatttcaTGGAAATTGTCCTATATTCTGCTGCTATTATGTCACCAATGAGCATTTAGATTAACCTAACAATAAGAGTGcctttatgtttattttaatgTGTAATGTTTAACAATCCCACAGCTGCTGACTAATGACTAAGGAAACAAGAAACAGCAGAAATTGAGGCATGCATGAGGCTATGAAGCAAAACCTTTTCTATGGCAATCTTTGCAGCAGACTGCTCCGCTTCCTTCTTCCTTGGAAAGGTATCTGAAGTAACAGACAACTCAGGGAGATCCAAATAACATCTATACAGGATTTTGGTCTGCTGCGGGATTACCAACCCAGGGCAATCTGCTGACTGCAACTCTTCCTCAATCCTATAGCATGCTTTATTACCATACTTCTGATATATAAGGGCCTTTGGGGTAAGAGTTGGCCTATTCACTGCAACCGCTGGTGATTCTTGAGTTCCCATAGTTCTCCTTAAAACCTTATCTTTCTCGATAATTATTCCCTCAGACTATAAGAATAGGAATTGTACAGCATATATTATTCAAACCAATGCTAATACTCGTCCTGTTAAAAGAGAAAGCAAAAACTATACCATGTCAATTAATACTATAATCAACTGGCTAGAAGCAAACAATCTAACCCAAATGTGGTTACCATAAAAACAAACATAAACGAGAGAAATTAGTGCAAGAAACTAACTTGTTTAACTAATTCAAATGTGGATGGTacacaaaaacaaaaagagaataaGTATTCCAAAAGACCGAATCTTTTATCTCTATTTACCGATCTAAATCTCGAAAACAGACGAAATAAGCTCTCAACGTCTAGCAATAGGACAAGCAGCAAATAGTGAATACAAAAAATATACAAAAGAGAATTTACAAACCCTaagctcaaaaaagaaaaaaaaaaaactgaaaagaaaaacatacgaAGGCCGGTGCACAAAAAAACCCGGGAAGAATCATATGAAGAACATTACTTagagaaagaaaacaaagatataACCCGAAAGCTCCAAAAAAGATCACCAGTAGAAGAATCCGAGCACAAATCACCAGCGAAGGGGAAAAGATCAGGACTTCGAGACTAAGGAACCTCAAAGCGCCGCTCCTAGGGCCGAGACCTAAGACGCACTAAGGATTGTCAACAGACGGTGAGAAAAATTCTCGAAACCCCGGGCCTATAAATAGGAAATCAGCAATTAATGCAGGAAATTTTCGACATAAGGCTTTAAAGACAGGACCAGATAGCCCAATCTGAGCCGGAAAAGGAGATTTTACATCGAAAATTTAGGGTTTTCAGAGATACGCGCACCTCTCCTGATACATCGAGGAACGGCCCCCGAACAGTCTACATAGAGAGTGAGAGAACTCAAGGAAAGGAGGGAAAGTACTTAAAACTGCACGCCCATCCTCATGACCCCTGGTCTTCTCTAACTTGCGCTCACATTGACCTTGCGCCACgtggttttaaaaaaataataatatatcgtCCGGACACCCGCAGACGAGTTTATCAGATCTGCCGTCCAAATCAACAAGCATCATATCCTAGCCGTCTATCTTTACGTGGATGCTGTGGAGATTGCTTCAGATCGAAgcaaattatgttatatatatatacatatatataataaaactgGATTGTTTGGCCTCGTCTTATACTTCAAAAACCAATGCCCATGGGATATATATTTGAGAAAGAATACAACATAAAATTATAGCTATCCGGATAAATAAATTCTAGAAGTAATATTAAGACATGGTATTATATTAAATAGATTGTTATGAGAGAGAGACTTGTTTAAGAAATATAACTATGTTGAGATGAAATATTTTGGATGCCATAGTTCCAAcaatcaaaatttaaaatttaaatatcaatAGATGTTGGATGGTTTAAGTGTATTGGAGAGAGATGATTGAATTTGCATAAAAATTTTATGCATGTGTTTCAAGAGTAGTTTACTTATAATTAATAATTCATTCAGTTAATTGATTCTTTTACCATGCTAGACCAGGTTGAGTTGGTTTAAAACTAGAtcacatcaaaaaaaattactCTACACCCAATA of Phoenix dactylifera cultivar Barhee BC4 unplaced genomic scaffold, palm_55x_up_171113_PBpolish2nd_filt_p 000631F, whole genome shotgun sequence contains these proteins:
- the LOC103723093 gene encoding small RNA 2'-O-methyltransferase, whose translation is MGTQESPAVAVNRPTLTPKALIYQKYGNKACYRIEEELQSADCPGLVIPQQTKILYRCYLDLPELSVTSDTFPRKKEAEQSAAKIAIEKLGIQFTTNNPTPQEAWNELVARVSVLFTDEFLSSSHPLIGHFRVAFGRVGHCYGMLPISAIAACDVKANNLCKTINPKTESDPLSVISLILKAAKMSGSIFLTDGKLLIKKQGLYSPEALQSFLNRYSVSMGCIQIEAIYIPCSIEEHVETLTLDVSDNQYYLDEIAKKLNVADSSQIVVSRTVGKASSEMKLYFPIPEAPLMASISSDLHATVEGNIKTETILNKRASYFSGQKIYGDAVLANIGYTWKSSDLFYEDISLCSYYRMLLNKVPDGHYKLSREAILAAVLPAAFTTRSNWKGPTPRDLLSVFCHQHRLSEPIFSVRSLSSPETSSELSEMCKISNSSKLNEEIEMADGGAADVIDKDMGKSGTFRCEVKILSRRREPIVDCFLADTYTKENDAIQNSALKVLTFFNKLFKQLDMPVEKLFSFGCSHGVNVNLLNFSREFATWLSTYHVKQNYSLERFSSLGSVCMNQPHIKQENGMILLNIEGPDSGVFPSPGCLTCISYVVALVGKDGSFKDPLESNDEFEFEIGTGAVINQLEACVTQLSVKQAAQFIIELPSKDLILAAAGESANHLSQSNLCNCYLEYTVKVLQVTEPLEDRMEQALFSPPLSKQRVEFALGHINESRATTLVDFGCGSGSLLELLVERTTTLEKIVGVDLSRKSLIRAAKILHQKLSSNSLMQTNIRSVVLYDGSITDFDARLYGFDIGTCLEVIEHMEEDQACLFGDVVLSFFCPSVLIVSTPNYEYNPILQRSTIPNKEDDSEEKSAPCKFRNHDHKFEWTREQFNHWATDLAARHNYIVEFSGVGGSGDVEPGFASQISVFRRNSSREAGNCWKMEESSQAYQLIWEWTNSSRSVL